CAAAACTAATTCCAATTCTACTCCGGCATTTCCAAACGCCTCGCACATTTTCATAATTTGAATGCCGTGCGCTTTTTCTGTCGGTATTCTTGCATTAGTTAAATAAACAAGTTTCATTTTTTTAAGATATAAAAATGATGATACTGATTTTCAAAAGGGACAAAGTCATTTTGAATTTCAAAATATTTTTTGATAATGTTTCTTATTTTCCTTGGTGAATACCCCTTTTTGCCTATTTCCCAATAATGAACTCTGCCTGATTTATGTTTTGGATGATAAGGAATCTTAAAGACAATTTTAATCTCTTTAATAAAAGGAATTTTAAAACTAATTTTAATCGGCGGACCAAAATGCGGCAAACTCAAAACGACATATTTTTTAGTTACCCTTTTTAATTCTAAGAGCGCCTTTTCGAAATCTTTAAAAGGTAAATGTTCTAAAATCTCCGCGCATAAAACAACACTAAATGAATTATTATCTATGGGCATTTTCATGACATCGGCTATAAAATCAGGCCTCAAATCCTCGCTAATATCCAGGGTTTTTACTTTTAACCCCTGTTTTTTCAAACAATCAGCCACTGTCCCATTTCCGATGCCAATTTCCAAAACTGTTTTTGGTCTCAATTTCAAAACTTCGTCTATTTGATGCCAATAGCTTGTCCACCTATCTTTATAATCATATTTGAAAAAATTATAGTGTTTATCCATTAATAATTATTTTTTAGCGATAATAAAATAACCAAGCGGGCAAGGATGAAGTTTTTTAATTTTTTTAGGAATTAACTTATCAAATAACAACGCCTTACTAAAAGCAATTAATCTTATGAAATTAAATATAAAAAAATTATGTAACAAATATACAATTACTGAAAATCTTTCTCCATAAGGAATAATTTCAAAATCAGAAAAACCGCTTTTTCCCAGCGCTCTTTCCAACCCCTGCGAAGTCAGCCGCCTAAAATCATTTGGCTCCCTGGCCTCGTTGAAAATAAAAGGCGAACTAATGAATAAACGACCTCCTTTTTTTAAAACTCGATGAATCTCTTTGAGCAATTTTTTCGGATTTTTGATAATATAGATAACATTAAAAAGAAAAATATTATCTATTGAATTATTATCTAAGGGCAGTGACTGATTTAAATCAATTTTTAAATCTGGCGACTTGTCTAAATTATAATCCGCTCTAATTATCTTAATTTTTTTAAAATCTAGATATTTATAATAACTTGGATTGCTTCCAGCCGCCAAATCAATGCAAATACCCTTTAATTCTCGGCAATGTTCTTGAACACGCCAATTAAAAAGAATCCGCGCTATGCTTTTGCCTTGAAAAACCTGCTTAATAAAATCAAAAAATTTCATAAATTTGCTCTAAATTGGACAAAAGAAGTTGTTGAATTAACAGAAACGCTTTTTAATTTAAATAAATTATCTCCTTGATTCACTTTTCCCCTTTCAACCGTCCGAGCTGCTTTAAAACCATTATTCTTTAAAGTATCTATAATTTCTTTATTATATAATCCGCGAGGATAAGCAAAAAACTCGCATTTTTTACCAAGTTTTTTTTCTATTTCTTTTTTTGAATCAATAATTTCTTGTTGATTTGATTCTCGGTGATTAACCGTGTGCGGCTGAAAATCAACCAAACCGGAATTATGCATTTCTTGTATCTCATCCCAATTAAGCGCCTTTAATGTTATATTTTGAGAATTATTAATTTCTTTTCCAATTAACCCCGTAATCAAAAAAATGGTTGCTGGAAAATTATATTTTTTTAGAATGGGAAACACATTTGTGTAATTATCATTATAGCCATCATCAAATGTTAAAACAACTATTTTTTTAGGTATTTTGTTGTTATATTTCAAAATATCAATCAGATCAGATAATTTAATAACATTATAATTGTTATTTTTTAAATACTTCATCTGTGTTTCAAGCATTTCAGGCTTAACGGTAAAAAAAACATTATTATAATCTACCGAATGATACATCAAAATAGAAGCTCCTTTTTGACAAAGAAATAAATATTTAAAAAAATAAATAAAAATTTTAAGATATTTCTTTAAAAACATTGATTATTTTCAAAACCAAATTATCCAAATTATGATTTTGGACCGACTGTTTTCTTAAATGTTTGCCAATTTCCTCCATCTTATCGCTTTGCGCCAAATTAAAAACTTTTTCAGATAAATCTATCGGGTCTTTTTCATTAAAAATCAACAAGTCGGCATAAGGAGAAAAATCATCTATAAATGTTTTGTTGCAAACCAAAACTGGCAAACCGCAAGCCATTGATTCCAAAACCGCTTTATCGGGCGAGCCGGTCGGACAAAGATTAACCGACAAATCAGATTCCTGGCAATACTTATACAATTCTTGATTGGGTATCGCTCCCTTAAATTCAAAAATATCTTCCATCTTTTTATCGTGGATAATCTGTTTAATTTCGTCAAAATAAGATTGCTGACTTGGCAAGCCAGGACTGCCAATAATAGAAACTTTTATCGCTGAAGTAAATTTTTGATTGCTTCTTAAAATATCAACTGCCTTAATTAGGGTTTTGTAATCCTTAATCGGCGAAATCCGACCAATAGAAATAATACGGAAAACATCCCTCTTTTTCTTATTAACGGCTGGTCTGAATAAATCCGTATCAATCCCATGCCCAACCACATTTTTTTTCTTTGATTCCAACCCAAATCCTTCTTGAGTGGGAGTAACAATTTTATCAGCCAAAATATTGATTAATCGAACTTTCCAATTGATCTCCTTGTGCGAATACCAAGTCACTGTCTTTTTTCTAAATATCTTGGCGTAAGGCGCGATTAAGATTGTGTATTCTGGGTTTTGATGGCAAAAAACTCCGTCAACTTCTCTAATAAATCTCAAGGCGCCTCTTTGAAAATTGATAAATTCTCTGAAACGATTTTTGCCTTTTTCTTTTCCCAAGGAAAAAACTTCAACATTATCTGGTAATCCCTCAAGATTGCCTTTTTCTAAACAAATCACTTTCAAAACCTCCACATTAAGCGCGAATTTTTTGACCCACCCATAAGTAAAGCCCGCTTGAGCGTCGTCTCTATCAACTTTTCTTGTAATCATCAATAATTTCATAATTATTTAATCAAAAACACATGATAGCCCGACGGCTGTTCCCCTGAAAAAAACCTGTCAAAAAACCTAATCAAAGTCGTTAAAATCCATATTTTTCTCAAGGGCGTTAAATTAAAAACTGTTTCCATATTTCCCCTGACTGGACAGATTTCAATTTCGCTAAAATTCCTAAACAAATATCTGATGCCATCGTCCGTATAGCGATAATAGTCCTTGTAAACGCCTTTGTGCGCGTGATAAGGGTATAAGAAAGGAACATAGACAAGACACTTGCCGCCAACTCTTAAAACCCGATAAATTTCCTGAGCAGCTTTTCTTGGTCTTGGAACATGTTCTAAAACCGCTTTGCAAATTACCGCGTCCAATGATTCGTCCTCTAACGGAAGATTTTGAACATCGCCGATAATATCTGGCTTGTACGATGTTTCTTTATCTAAGACCCGATAATTTGTCTTCTCAAAAAGAACCTTAAATTTATCTAATCCCTTTTGAAAACGAAAACCGCCGCCAATATCTAAAATATTTTTTTCTTTGGCGATTTCTCTAATTTTATCCTCAAAAAACCTTTCCCACTTAGTCATAATTGTTTTTTGTTGATGTTTTTCCAAAACCCTATCATTTCCCCAATTATCTTCTCCTTCCCAAATCTTTCTTTGACCATTTTCCTCCCCGCCTCTCCTATTTCTCTCGCTTTTTCAGAATTGTTAAGTAAAAACAAAATCTTTTTAGCCAAAGCAACGCTGTCACCCACTGGAACTAAAAATCCATTCACGCCGTCAACAACAATTTCTTTGGAGCCCGTCGTTGTTGTCGCAACCACTGGCAATCCGGCCGCCATCGCCTCAATCAAAACCTTGCCAAAACTTTCATTACACGAAGAAGAAACATAAACATCGGAACTGTGGTAATAATTAATTAATTCCTTTTGGTTAATTTCTCCAACGCAAGTCAAGATTAAATTCTCGCTCTCTTTTGTTCTATCTTGAAGACAAATCCCCGCTCCGATTTGGCAAAAAGCCAAATTCCCGTATTTTTCATGAACCAAGTTAATCGTCTTGAATAAAGTCGGATAGTCCTTAGCGGAAGCATCGCGCAGTCCAATATTGATAATTGTTTTATAATTCTTGTTTTTTAATCTTAATTCCTCCACTTTCTTCTCGTCGTCCTTTTCAAATTTTTCCAAATCAACCGGCGTTGAAATAACTCTAATCTTATCTTTGGGAACATCCGCCCTAACTAATTTATCCTTAATCCCCGCGCTTACGACCCGAATTCCATCGGCTCCATCAACCAAAAATTTGCTCAAAAAAAGCAAGAGCCAATTATACCAAAACAAATGCCACCATTTTTTGGGCTTGTTTAGCCAATGTTTGTTCTCCCAAAAATCGCCGTGAAAATGAATTAAAAGAGGCGTCTTAAATCTTTTCTTCAACAACCAGCCCGTCAATCCAGTTAAAAATGGGTCCTGACAAACAATCAAATCAAATCTGTCTGGGAAATAGATATTTTTGGCAATTTGAAAAGCGTCCCAAATATAATTTAACTTAGCGGTTGAATTAGTTGGATAGACAGCCAAAGAACCGCTCGCCGCCTTTCTAAATCCTTTTTTAGAAAAAACAATAATATCCAATTTCCCCGCTCTCCGCGCATATTCCAAATGACGCTCAAAAGCGTCGCCGCTCTCGGCGCTTAACAATGTCCTGTCTGTGCTAACCATTAAAACTCTCATATTTTTCTTGCGCAGGATGTCTTAGGAACCAGATATTAGTTTGTTCCTTATGTATAGTTCAAATCACACCAAAAGTTATGTCAACTGCAAAAGTATTGCTTGTTCATAATTCTTATTATCCCTATCATATCCCATCAACCATACTCGGTCAATCAAAAAATCCACTCTCAAAAGGGCGGATTTTGAAAAAATTATAACAGATTTTTATTTACTTTTTGGTCTCTAATACTCTTTTCGCGCCTTCTCTTTCTTGCCTTCTTTCTCGCGAACCATACACAAAAACACCCACCAACGAACTTAAAGTAGAAAACCCTATTACACCGCTCAATACTGGATGCCCGAAAATAGCAATAGTTACAGTGGCTAAAATTCCTGCTAATCCTATAATTAAACCAAAAACTAAACCCAATTTTGAATTTTTAATATCAGATCCGATAACCATGCTTTCTATTTCTCTCCTGTGTTTGGATTGACTCTCAGCCATGGTTAGAATTCTTTCAGCCGCTCCAGACACAATTTGATCGTATTGCTCTAAAACAACAGGTGGTGGCAAAGGTCCGCTACTGAAATGAGCTGTTGCTCGTCCAACAACAACTTGATGATTATTTAATGTCTTTGTCTTTGTTTTCTTGCTCATATTTATTAATTGACATTCTGATATCGTCACCTACTGCTATCCAGTCATTTAATAATGCTATATAATCTGCTTCATCGGCAGTCTTACTTTTATTGTAAATTTGAAGATTCGCCCCCAAATCCAAAACATGCGCTACGCCTCCAATAAAAGATGGTCTAGCGAAAAGATAAAATGTTGAACTTTTTTCATTCATAATAATTATTTCTATAATAGCATATTTTAACAGAAATAGACAATACCTTTTATCACATCTGACTGATTAACCTCCCACAACAAAACGCCTTGCGATTTTAAATTCAATCGGCCATTTGAAAAATTTTAACTTCCAGCGGAGTTTGCAAACGAGGATGAATAATAATTTAAGAAGCTTATTTGACTTGACTGTTGAACCGAGCGCGCTTTTGATTGAATGGGCGCCAAATCTGACGAACGCTTCCAACGATTCCACAAAATCAGGGTCTTCCAGCCATGGAAAATTTTGAACATTCAAATAATTTAATTCATCTTTGACTCGGCTTTCCCAATCATCAAGCGACTTTGGCTCCTCCCAGCCGGCTTCCAAACATTCGCGATAAAGTTCCGAACCCGGATAAGGGCGGAACGCTTGCGGGCCAAGGATTTGAATTTTATCGCTCAATTTCGCCAATTCATCAATTAGTTTAAGCGTCTCCATCGCTTCACTCCTTGTTTCGCCCGGCAAGCCGACCATAAAAGAATACTGCGGAATGATGCCAATAGCAAGGCACATCTTCGCCGAATTAATCACATCCTCGGGCATAATATCCTTTTTAATCTTCTTCAAAATTCTCGGACAGCCCGATTCCGCGCCAAAGGATAAAAGATAACAGCCAGATTTTTTGAGTTTGCCCAAAAAATTCTCATCAATCATTCCCTCTCTTAAGTAATTTGCCCTGACGGTCGTTTCCCAGGGAGTAATTAAATTTTTTTCTATCATGCCCTCAATAATTTTTTTCGCTCTTTCAATCTCAACAAAAAAGTTTTCATCCCAAAAACGCAATTTCTTCCCTTTAAAATACGGCTTTTCTTGAATAATTCTTAAATCCTCCAAAACCTGTTCGGCCGTTCTCGGCCGCCATTTATTTTTCAAAATCGCGTTGATGCAAAATGTGCAGCGATGAGGACACCCGCGAGAAGTTAACGAGGGGACTAAATGTAAACTGTCTAAAATCTCTTTGGGCATTAAATCCCAATTAAACAAAGGCATTTCCGCGGGATTGTGAAGCGCCTGCGGCTTGTTGATAACAACCTCGCCATTTTTCTTGTAGGCGATTCCGTCCACTTCTGACAAATCCCTCCCCTCCGCGATATGCCCCATAACCAATTCCCCTTCGCCATAGCAAACAGCGTCTATTAAGGGGTGCGCCGCCGTCTGCTCAACAAAAAAACTCGGATGGGCGCCGCCCCAAATAATTTTACAATTAGAATTTATTCTTTTTATTAAACGACTCGCCTCCAAAGCGCCCGGCGCCTGCGTCGTCATAACCGAAATCCCCGCGTAATCGCAATTTTTAATTTCTTTCTCAACCAAATCCAAATAATTCTCCTGCCTCACGCCATCAACAATCACCACTTCTACGCCTCGACTATCCAAATATGTCCCAATACTCAAAAGCCCCACCGAAATGGAACTATCATAATTCTCCTTATTAACATTAAATGGAGGATTAATAAGTAAAACTTTTGTCATAAAAAAATATTTATTTTATTTCGAAAATTCCCGGAAAAACTTTATGAAATAAAGTTTTGAGGATTTAATTGGAGAAATAAATTAAATATTTATTGCTCCTTCAAAAACATTTATCGTCTCCTCAACCAAATTATCCCAACTAAACCTCTTCAAATCCTCGCGCGCTTGTTTGGCTAATTTTCCCGCCAAATCTGGCTTATCCAAAATTGAAATAATCGCTTCTAACCATTGTTTCTTATCTCTGTAATCAACCAAAAGCCCCGTCTCCCCGTTCTTAATCGTCTCTGGATTTCCGCCCGCCTTAGTCGTAATAATGGGCGCGCCCATTTTCATCGCCTCTAAAAGCGTGTGCGACATTCCTTCGTAATTTGTGTTTAAAACAAAAACATCCGCCGCGCGCAAGTAGTCAACAACCTCCCGCCGACCCAATTTTCCCGCAAAAAAAACGCTTTCCCGCAAACCAAGCTCCTTGCTCATTTTTTTCAAATTTTCCATTTCTGGTCCTTGCCCGACAACAACAAATTTAATCTTTTTGTACCTTTCAACCAACTGCGGCATAATTTCAATAATCGTATCCACGCCCTTCCAAGGCGCCAGCCGGGCCACCGTCAAAATCATTTTACCCTCATTCGGAGGTCGAACCTCCGAATTTTCTGTCGTATCTAAAAAATCAATTGAATTGTAAATAACTTTAATTTTTTCGCCAGCAACGCCAATTTGTTCAGCCAATTTTTCCAAAAAATGACTGACGACAATAACTCGGTCTGAACTCATTAATATTTTTCTTCTGATTTTCTTCCTTAATTCTATTCTCCAAGAATATTTTTTTTCCTGAAAAACCGCAATATCGTCATCGCCAATCAATCCGCGCGCTGAAGCGATTTCCCAAGCCGAATCTCCGACAAATCTATTGACCAGCGGCTTTCTCAAAACTTTTTTAAGCGCCAAACCTGTCAATCCAGCCGTATATAAATCGTAACTATAAACAATATCCGACCTCGAAGCCAAAACAAATCCGCTTATTAAATAAAGAAAACTTTTCAAAAAAGCGGGCCATTTATTAGAAATTCTTTTAACAAAATAAGGATACTGAACGCCATCCGCTTCGCCAAACGACAAAACGCGAATTGTGTATCCTTTCTTAATCAACTCCCGCGCCAAAGCGTCCAGCTGCGTCGCCGGCCCCCCAATATCAGGAGGAAAAACCCCGCTCAAAATTAAAATCCTATTTTTCTTCATTAGTAATTTTCAAAAAAATCCGCTCCATCTCCCTACCTATTTTATCCCAATCATATTTCTCCCTAACCAATCTTAGCCCATTGTCTGTCAAAATTTTTCTTAATTCCCCATCCTCTAAAATCTTTTTAATTTTTTCGGCGATACTTTGGGGATTTTGAACTTCGCAAAATAAACCTGTCTCGCCATCTTCCAAAAAATCGGGAATGCCGCCAACGAGCGTTCCAATTACGGGCAAACCTGAAGCCATCGCTTCCAGAAAAACATTTCCCAGTCCTTCCGACAAAGAAGGTCTGACAAAAACATCCGCCATAGAATAATATTTAGGCAAATCGCTATGGCTAATATGCCCAAGAAATAATACTTTATCTTGAAGATTTAATTCCTCCGCCAAGTTCTTTAATTTTTTTTCATCAGGCCCTTCGCCGGCAATCAAAATCTTAAAAGGAAAATCCAAATATCGCCCCGCCCCAATCAAATCCTCAACCCCATTCTTCCCAACCAACCGCGAAACCGTCAAAATCAGTTTTTTATTATCTTTAATCTTTAATTTGTTTTTGAAATCTTTAATTGAAAATTTAGTAATGTCCACCCCATTAGGAATCACCTCGCCCGCTTTCGCCCCCATTTTTAACGCCCAATCATACAAAAAGCCGCTAATCGCCTGAAAATAGTCCGCTCTCTGAAAAATCTGCTCAAACCATTTCTTAAAAACTCCGACTCTTCCCAAAATATACTCCGGCGTATCGCCTTCTTGTAGAGTCAAAAGCCATGGTTTGTTTGGATATTTTTTCTTAAACCGCAAACCCAAAAATCCGCCAAAGGAAGCCATAATTGACCATGTCAAATCATAATTGTTTTCCTTTTCCAATTGCTTCGCCTTCTGAAGCCCTAAAAAAGGCAAAAGATATTTATCAAAACCAAAGCCAAAACCAATCCGATAGATATTAACATTACCCACCCTCTCAAAATCAGCCAACCCGCGCTTGATTTTGGCAGTAATCATATCAAACCGCCAATCGGGCAGCCGTTTCGTAATCTCATCAACGGCCACCTCCGCCCCCCCGACCAAAGGCAAATACGCTGTGGAAAAAACAAGTATTTTCTTATTCACATTTTTATGCTTGACAAGCGATTAATTTATTGATACCCTATTTAATAAGGAATTGCTTCCAAGTTGAACTGTGGCGTTTATCGTCGCGTTTCCGTAAGGAATAAACTTGGAAGTTTTTTATTTGGGCCAAATTTGCACATAAATTTCTCTATGAGCGACAATTTTTCTATAATCTTTAGCAAATTTTTTATTTTTCTGGATAGATCTGTTTATAACACCAGCAACATAGTCAGCCAATTGCAACAAATTATTGCTTTCCGACCTCTGCATTTTTAACTTTTTTATCAATTTTTTATCCCCTTCATTCATTCTTTTTCTTAGGTATTTTGTTAATTGCCTTCTAAAATCTAAATTGCCGCTCTTATCAACTACAATAATAGCGTTCTCTAATTTGTCTTTCGCGTTCTGAAAAACTAATCCGCATGCGTATTTATAAAATGACTCTTTGTTGCGAAACCCATCGCCCCATAATTTTTTAGGGTCTTTGTTAATAACAACTCCATAATAAAAGAAATTATAAGGAGCAACGGCCTGTAAAAATGCTCTGCGAACTTTATCAGAATTTCTTTTGAAGTGGAATTCGCTATTGTCAGACCATCCTAATTCTTTTTTCAAAAGAGCAATTTTTTGGTCGCAAAATAATGCTTCCTCTCTGTCTTCAAAAACAACCAAGGCAATCGTAAAAAATTT
This genomic stretch from Patescibacteria group bacterium harbors:
- a CDS encoding DUF3800 domain-containing protein, encoding MLIFIDESGDSGLKTEKGSSKFFTIALVVFEDREEALFCDQKIALLKKELGWSDNSEFHFKRNSDKVRRAFLQAVAPYNFFYYGVVINKDPKKLWGDGFRNKESFYKYACGLVFQNAKDKLENAIIVVDKSGNLDFRRQLTKYLRKRMNEGDKKLIKKLKMQRSESNNLLQLADYVAGVINRSIQKNKKFAKDYRKIVAHREIYVQIWPK
- a CDS encoding glycosyltransferase family 4 protein, producing MKLLMITRKVDRDDAQAGFTYGWVKKFALNVEVLKVICLEKGNLEGLPDNVEVFSLGKEKGKNRFREFINFQRGALRFIREVDGVFCHQNPEYTILIAPYAKIFRKKTVTWYSHKEINWKVRLINILADKIVTPTQEGFGLESKKKNVVGHGIDTDLFRPAVNKKKRDVFRIISIGRISPIKDYKTLIKAVDILRSNQKFTSAIKVSIIGSPGLPSQQSYFDEIKQIIHDKKMEDIFEFKGAIPNQELYKYCQESDLSVNLCPTGSPDKAVLESMACGLPVLVCNKTFIDDFSPYADLLIFNEKDPIDLSEKVFNLAQSDKMEEIGKHLRKQSVQNHNLDNLVLKIINVFKEIS
- a CDS encoding DUF2335 domain-containing protein; the encoded protein is MSKKTKTKTLNNHQVVVGRATAHFSSGPLPPPVVLEQYDQIVSGAAERILTMAESQSKHRREIESMVIGSDIKNSKLGLVFGLIIGLAGILATVTIAIFGHPVLSGVIGFSTLSSLVGVFVYGSRERRQEREGAKRVLETKK
- a CDS encoding class I SAM-dependent methyltransferase, with translation MDKHYNFFKYDYKDRWTSYWHQIDEVLKLRPKTVLEIGIGNGTVADCLKKQGLKVKTLDISEDLRPDFIADVMKMPIDNNSFSVVLCAEILEHLPFKDFEKALLELKRVTKKYVVLSLPHFGPPIKISFKIPFIKEIKIVFKIPYHPKHKSGRVHYWEIGKKGYSPRKIRNIIKKYFEIQNDFVPFENQYHHFYILKK
- a CDS encoding B12-binding domain-containing radical SAM protein — protein: MTKVLLINPPFNVNKENYDSSISVGLLSIGTYLDSRGVEVVIVDGVRQENYLDLVEKEIKNCDYAGISVMTTQAPGALEASRLIKRINSNCKIIWGGAHPSFFVEQTAAHPLIDAVCYGEGELVMGHIAEGRDLSEVDGIAYKKNGEVVINKPQALHNPAEMPLFNWDLMPKEILDSLHLVPSLTSRGCPHRCTFCINAILKNKWRPRTAEQVLEDLRIIQEKPYFKGKKLRFWDENFFVEIERAKKIIEGMIEKNLITPWETTVRANYLREGMIDENFLGKLKKSGCYLLSFGAESGCPRILKKIKKDIMPEDVINSAKMCLAIGIIPQYSFMVGLPGETRSEAMETLKLIDELAKLSDKIQILGPQAFRPYPGSELYRECLEAGWEEPKSLDDWESRVKDELNYLNVQNFPWLEDPDFVESLEAFVRFGAHSIKSALGSTVKSNKLLKLLFILVCKLRWKLKFFKWPIEFKIARRFVVGG
- a CDS encoding polysaccharide deacetylase family protein; amino-acid sequence: MFLKKYLKIFIYFFKYLFLCQKGASILMYHSVDYNNVFFTVKPEMLETQMKYLKNNNYNVIKLSDLIDILKYNNKIPKKIVVLTFDDGYNDNYTNVFPILKKYNFPATIFLITGLIGKEINNSQNITLKALNWDEIQEMHNSGLVDFQPHTVNHRESNQQEIIDSKKEIEKKLGKKCEFFAYPRGLYNKEIIDTLKNNGFKAARTVERGKVNQGDNLFKLKSVSVNSTTSFVQFRANL
- a CDS encoding methyltransferase domain-containing protein, producing the protein MKFFDFIKQVFQGKSIARILFNWRVQEHCRELKGICIDLAAGSNPSYYKYLDFKKIKIIRADYNLDKSPDLKIDLNQSLPLDNNSIDNIFLFNVIYIIKNPKKLLKEIHRVLKKGGRLFISSPFIFNEAREPNDFRRLTSQGLERALGKSGFSDFEIIPYGERFSVIVYLLHNFFIFNFIRLIAFSKALLFDKLIPKKIKKLHPCPLGYFIIAKK
- a CDS encoding glycosyltransferase family 4 protein, whose amino-acid sequence is MNKKILVFSTAYLPLVGGAEVAVDEITKRLPDWRFDMITAKIKRGLADFERVGNVNIYRIGFGFGFDKYLLPFLGLQKAKQLEKENNYDLTWSIMASFGGFLGLRFKKKYPNKPWLLTLQEGDTPEYILGRVGVFKKWFEQIFQRADYFQAISGFLYDWALKMGAKAGEVIPNGVDITKFSIKDFKNKLKIKDNKKLILTVSRLVGKNGVEDLIGAGRYLDFPFKILIAGEGPDEKKLKNLAEELNLQDKVLFLGHISHSDLPKYYSMADVFVRPSLSEGLGNVFLEAMASGLPVIGTLVGGIPDFLEDGETGLFCEVQNPQSIAEKIKKILEDGELRKILTDNGLRLVREKYDWDKIGREMERIFLKITNEEK
- a CDS encoding class I SAM-dependent methyltransferase, with product MTKWERFFEDKIREIAKEKNILDIGGGFRFQKGLDKFKVLFEKTNYRVLDKETSYKPDIIGDVQNLPLEDESLDAVICKAVLEHVPRPRKAAQEIYRVLRVGGKCLVYVPFLYPYHAHKGVYKDYYRYTDDGIRYLFRNFSEIEICPVRGNMETVFNLTPLRKIWILTTLIRFFDRFFSGEQPSGYHVFLIK
- a CDS encoding glycosyltransferase family 4 protein, producing the protein MKKNRILILSGVFPPDIGGPATQLDALARELIKKGYTIRVLSFGEADGVQYPYFVKRISNKWPAFLKSFLYLISGFVLASRSDIVYSYDLYTAGLTGLALKKVLRKPLVNRFVGDSAWEIASARGLIGDDDIAVFQEKKYSWRIELRKKIRRKILMSSDRVIVVSHFLEKLAEQIGVAGEKIKVIYNSIDFLDTTENSEVRPPNEGKMILTVARLAPWKGVDTIIEIMPQLVERYKKIKFVVVGQGPEMENLKKMSKELGLRESVFFAGKLGRREVVDYLRAADVFVLNTNYEGMSHTLLEAMKMGAPIITTKAGGNPETIKNGETGLLVDYRDKKQWLEAIISILDKPDLAGKLAKQAREDLKRFSWDNLVEETINVFEGAINI
- a CDS encoding glycosyltransferase family 4 protein, with the translated sequence MRVLMVSTDRTLLSAESGDAFERHLEYARRAGKLDIIVFSKKGFRKAASGSLAVYPTNSTAKLNYIWDAFQIAKNIYFPDRFDLIVCQDPFLTGLTGWLLKKRFKTPLLIHFHGDFWENKHWLNKPKKWWHLFWYNWLLLFLSKFLVDGADGIRVVSAGIKDKLVRADVPKDKIRVISTPVDLEKFEKDDEKKVEELRLKNKNYKTIINIGLRDASAKDYPTLFKTINLVHEKYGNLAFCQIGAGICLQDRTKESENLILTCVGEINQKELINYYHSSDVYVSSSCNESFGKVLIEAMAAGLPVVATTTTGSKEIVVDGVNGFLVPVGDSVALAKKILFLLNNSEKAREIGEAGRKMVKERFGKEKIIGEMIGFWKNINKKQL